In the Malaya genurostris strain Urasoe2022 chromosome 1, Malgen_1.1, whole genome shotgun sequence genome, one interval contains:
- the LOC131425874 gene encoding uncharacterized protein LOC131425874 produces the protein MDPNQFRMFLEHQTNLVTQLMSAITTSAQSRNQPELQPKPINVPVPQPSPLAVEGDMAENFEFFEKRWDNYSKAIAMDKWPATENARKVNYLLSVIGEQARKKYFNFELSPAEQMDLRAALTAIKAKVIVKRNVIVDRLDFFSAVQLVEESIDDFNSRLKLLGKVAMLGDMEKELITYKIVTANKWPQLRTKMLTIPEIDLEKAIDLCRAEQIATKCSFDLGVSSPSDVNKVSKSAGYLKNKSLRCKFCGDIHEFAKRNCPAFGKRCHRCKRKNHFEKVCKATGNAKNRKSSRIKEVKENDEFEEDSESDSSSEEEEYEIGKIYDNSSTGGSVLAELNLKFNDKWRKVICELDTGANTSLIGHDYLIKLSGQKNPPLLPSKLQLQSFGGNPIKVLGQVKIPCRRLEKRFLLMLRVVDVDHRPLLSARASCELGLVKFCNAVSFGEPMTSTKSSQSTEQLFNIYRVKAKEIIDSHQLLFSGYGKFPGTVSLEVDDCIIPSIQTPRRVPIALRSKLKKELDKLEQERIIVKETKHTEWVSNIVIVQRGGPGSKFRICLDPVLLNKAFVFITLDEVLPELGKARVFTTIDTKKGFWHVVLDEASSKLTTFWTPFGRYRWIRLPFGVAPAPEIFQIKLQEVIQDLKGVECIADDLLVYGAGDTLEQALMDHNICLEKLLCRLELNNVKLNIAKLKLCERSVKFYGHILTDEGLKPDENKIAAIRDFPRPLNHKEVHRFEGMVTYLGRFISNLSASLTNLRKLILKSVPWQWSSIEEEEFNRVKSIVSNIKTLRYYDVNEPLTIECDASSIGLGVVVYQKNGIVGYASRTLTVTEKNYAQIEKELLAILFACIRFDQLIVGNPKATVRTDHKPLISVFNKPLLSAPRRLQHMLLNLQRYNLSIEFVTGKENVVADALSRAPLRTSDTQDEYKKLDIFTIFEDIQGLKLTNFLSVSSSKLNEIMRETERDQHMQLIIKYIQHGWPKTVDQAPDIAKLYFNYRNELSTQDSLVFRNDRIVVPHSLRRMLIDCCHASHNGIEATLRLARANLFWPEWDFEHVTSASHHQQCTGKAEAAVKIAKQLMKKAEESGNDFWFSLLHWRNIPNNIGSSPASRLLSRFTRCSVPTAATNLVPKVEEDVPTKIEANRKRTKLNYDRKARALPELQIGSPVYVQLNPETSKIWSKGRITNRFNERSYTVNVCGNDYRRSLVHLKPRKEPNTLPIDQSSSCSQHPLKAQEGTGGVPDRGMMSSPIGIMHATTQAASPDTVRYALITRRHISLYMLSSNFSLCFTRSADAHTGLPYLKIEIATPAFSRTHRRAIRHLRESH, from the exons ATGGATCCAAATCAATTCCGAATGTTCTTGGAACATCAGACAAATTTAGTTACGCAACTAATGAGTGCTATAACAACGTCAGCACAAAGCAGAAATCAACCGGAGCTTCAACCAAAGCCCATAAATGTTCCTGTTCCGCAGCCTTCACCGTTAGCAGTTGAAGGTGATATGGCagaaaattttgagtttttcgaGAAGAGATGGGATAATTATTCGAAAGCTATTGCCATGGATAAATGGCCCGCTACGGAGAACGCTAGAAAAGTCAACTATCTACTGTCTGTGATAGGAGAGCAAGCAAGGAAGAAGTACTTCAACTTCGAGTTGTCTCCAGCAGAGCAAATGGATCTACGAGCAGCGCTAACAGCGATAAAGGCCAAGGTGATAGTCAAAAGAAACGTGATAGTTGACCGCCTCGATTTTTTTTCCGCCGTGCAATTGGTTGAAGAGTCCATAGACGATTTTAATTCTAGACTCAAACTGCTAGGGAAGGTAGCGATGCTTGGGGATATGGAAAAAGAATTGATCACGTACAAGATCGTAACCGCTAACAAGTGGCCGCAATTGAGAACCAAAATGCTTACTATTCCGGAAATTGATCTGGAGAAAGCCATCGATCTGTGCCGTGCCGAACAAATTGCAACTAAATGTTCTTTCGATCTTGGAGTATCGTCACCGTCAGATGTAAATAAAGTCAGCAAAAGCGCCGGATACCTAAAGAACAAATCACTTCGTTGCAAATTCTGCGGTGACATTCATGAATTTGCAAAAAGAAACTGTCCAGCATTCGGTAAACGTTGTCATCGCTGCAAAAGAAAGAACCATTTCGAAAAAGTGTGCAAGGCAACGGGAAAcgcaaaaaaccggaagtcgagtcGCATTAAAGAAGTAAAGGAAAACGATGAATTCGAGGAGGATTCCGAAAGTGATTCTTCATCAGAAGAAGAGGAATATGAAATAGGAAAAATCTACGATAATTCTTCTACCGGGGGAAGTGTTTTGGCAGAACTGAACTTGAAGTTCAATGATAAGTGGAGAAAAGTGATTTGCGAACTTGATACAGGGGCAAACACTAGTCTGATAGGACATGATTATCTTATCAAATTGTCAGGTCAGAAGAATCCACCATTGCTTCCATCGAAGTTACAACTGCAAAGCTTTGGTGGTAACCCCATCAAGGTACTGGGTCAAGTAAAAATACCATGTCGACGGTTGGAGAAGAGATTCCTACTGATGCTTCGAGTTGTGGATGTAGATCATCGTCCATTGCTTTCCGCCAGAGCTTCTTGTGAACTTGGTCTAGTGAAGTTTTGTAATGCAGTTAGCTTCGGAGAACCAATGACATCGACGAAATCAAGCCAGAGCACAGAACAACTGTTCAATATCTATCGCGTAAAGGCTAAAGAGATTATCGACAGTCACCAACTGCTGTTTTCTGGTTACGGGAAATTTCCCGGCACAGTTTCTTTGGAAGTAGACGACTGCATCATTCCATCGATTCAAACACCTCGACGAGTGCCCATCGCATTGCGAAGCAAACTAAAAAAAGAGTTGGATAAGCTTGAACAAGAAAGAATCATTGTCAAGGAAACTAAACACACCGAGTGGGTTAGCAATATAGTTATTGTCCAGCGGGGAGGACCCGGTTCCAAATTTCGTATCTGCTTGGATCCCGTTTTGCTCAATAAAGCATTTGTG TTTATTACGTTGGACGAAGTACTACCCGAGTTAGGCAAGGCAAGAGTATTCACCACCATAGATACGAAAAAAGGGTTCTGGCACGTTGTGTTGGATGAGGCTTCCAGTAAACTCACCACATTCTGGACACCTTTTGGACGATACCGTTGGATACGCCTTCCATTTGGTGTCGCACCTGCTCCTGAAATCTTCCAAATCAAGTTGCAAGAGGTGATTCAAGACTTAAAAGGTGTCGAATGTATTGCAGATGATTTGCTCGTTTATGGAGCCGGTGATACGTTGGAGCAAGCATTGATGGATCACAACATTTGCTTGGAGAAACTACTATGTCGTTTGGAGCTCaataatgtcaaattgaatattgcgAAACTAAAGTTATGTGAACGTTCAGTGAAGTTTTATGGTCATATTCTCACCGATGAAGGTCTGAAGCCAGATGAAAACAAAATTGCGGCAATACGTGATTTCCCACGACCACTAAACCACAAAGAAGTACATAGATTTGAGGGAATGGTAACATATTTAGGCCGTTTCATCAGTAACCTCAGTGCCAGTTTGACTAATCTACGCAAATTGATTCTAAAATCAGTTCCATGGCAATGGTCATCTATCGAAGAAGAAGAGTTCAATAGAGTGAAATCCATAGTTTCGAATATTAAAACACTGCGATACTATGATGTCAACGAACCATTAACTATCGAGTGTGATGCAAGTAGCATTGGACTTGGAGTTGTAGTGTACCAGAAGAATGGAATAGTCGGGTACGCGTCCAGAACACTTACagttactgaaaaaaattatgcgCAAATCGAGAAGGAGCTACTAGCGATACTATTTGCGTGCATCAGATTTGACCAATTAATAGTGGGTAACCCGAAAGCGACAGTGAGAACTGATCATAAGCCTCTCATTAGTGTGTTTAACAAACCTCTCCTCTCAGCACCTCGTCGGTTGCAACACATGTTGCTAAATCTGCAGCGGTACAATCTTTCAATCGAGTTCGTTACCGGCAAGGAGAATGTTGTTGCTGACGCGTTGTCACGAGCTCCACTTCGAACCTCAGATACACAAGACGAATATAAGAAGCTTGACATCTTCACTATTTTCGAGGATATCCAAGGATTAAAACTCACCAACTTCTTGAGTGTGTCTAGTTCGAAATTAAACGAAATAATGAGAGAAACTGAAAGAGACCAACATATGCAACTAATCATCAAGTACATTCAACATGGGTGGCCTAAAACCGTCGACCAGGCTCCGGACATAGCGAAGCTATACTTCAACTATCGGAATGAGCTGTCTACTCAGGACTCACTGGTTTTTCGCAACGATCGCATCGTTGTACCTCATTCTCTGCGCAGAATGTTGATTGATTGCTGTCATGCAAGCCATAACGGCATCGAAGCTACTTTGCGACTCGCTAGAGCTAACCTTTTTTGGCCAG AGTGGGACTTCGAGCACGTTACATCAGCGTCACATCATCAGCAATGCACTGGAAAAGCTGAAGCAGCAGTGAAAATAGCGAAACAACTCATGAAGAAAGCAGAAGAAAGTGGCAACGATTTTTGGTTCtcgttgttgcactggagaaaTATCCCCAATAACATTGGATCCAGTCCAGCATCTCGGTTGTTGTCTCGCTTCACAAGATGCAGTGTTCCAACAGCTGCAACTAATTTGGTACCAAAGGTAGAAGAAGATGTACCAACTAAAATAGAGGCAAATCGTAAGCGCACAAAGCTAAACTACGACAGAAAAGCACGAGCATTACCTGAGCTACAGATTGGTTCTCCTGTCTACGTGCAATTGAATCCGGAAACATCCAAAATATGGTCAAAAGGGAGAATCACCAACCGTTTCAATGAGCGCTCGTATACAGTGAATGTATGTGGAAATGATTATCGTCGCTCACTGGTTCACTTGAAGCCGCGTAAGGAACCTAATACGCTGCCAATCGATCAATCGTCATCCTGCTCGCAGCATCCACTTAAAGCCCAGGAAGGCACAGGTGGTGTTCcagatagg